A single genomic interval of Rhododendron vialii isolate Sample 1 chromosome 3a, ASM3025357v1 harbors:
- the LOC131318844 gene encoding carbon catabolite repressor protein 4 homolog 1-like, whose amino-acid sequence MLSVLRVHLPSDIPIVGCELTPYVLLRRPDKTVTTEDVPESTPLDGHFLRYKWYRIQSDKKVAICSVHPSEQATLQCLGCVKAKIPVAKSYHCSTKCFSDAWQHHRVLHERAASAVNENGAEEDELFGRFNSAGSGVVNASLPASQSNPSLSNGAAPVYPAAVAQRSGGETWFEVGRSKTYTPTADDIGHVLKLECFVVDVETKLAVGLSNTVLTSRVIPAPSPCPRRLIPVSGVDVMGHLDSDGHISTTGTFTVLSYNILSDAYATSESYSYCPSWALSWPYRRQNLLREIVGYRADIVCLQEVQSDHFEEFFGPELDKHGYQALFKRKTAEVFNGNINTIDGCATFFRRDRFSHVKKYEVEFNKAAQSLTDALVPSVQKKTALSRLVKDNVALIVVLEAKFINQVIDNPGKRQLVCVANTHVNVHQDLKDVKLWQVHTLLKGLEKIAASANIPMLVCGDFNAIPGSAPHALLAMGKVDPMHPDLVVDPLGILRPLSKLAHQLPLVSAYSSFARMGVGLGLEQHRRRMDPSTNEPLFTNCTRDFIGTLDYIFYSADSLTVESLLELLDEDSLRKDTALPSPEWSSDHIALLAEFRCMPRTRR is encoded by the exons ATGCTGAGCGTGCTGCGAGTGCACCTTCCGTCCGACATTCCTATTGTAGGCTGCGAACTCACGCCCTACGTGCTCCTGCGGCGTCCCGACAAGACGGTTACCACCGAGGATGTACCCGAATCCACTCCCCTCGATGGCCACTTCTTGAGATACAAGTG GTATCGTATTCAAAGTGATAAGAAAGTTGCTATCTGTAGTGTTCATCCGTCTGAGCAAGCTACGTTGCAGTGCCTAGGATGCGTTAAGGCCAAAATACCTGTTGCCAAAAGTTATCATTGCTCTACTAAATGTTTTTCCGATGCGTGGCAGCATCATCGTGTTCTTCATGAGCGTGCTGCTAGTGCTGTAAATGAAAATGGAGCTGAGGAGGATGAGCTATTTGGGCGCTTCAACAGTGCAGGATCTGGAGTGGTTAATGCAAGCTTACCTGCTTCACAATCAAATCCTAGCTTGTCAAACGGTGCCGCGCCTGTATATCCTGCAGCAGTTGCACAAAGAAGCGGTGGTGAAACATGGTTTGAAGTCGGACGCTCAAAGACTTACACACCAACAGCTGATGATATTGGCCATGTTCTTAAGTTGGAGTGCTTTGTGGTAGATGTGGAAACTAAGCTAGCTGTGGGACTCTCTAACACTGTTTTAACTTCGCGGGTCATTCCCGCTCCATCCCCTTGTCCCCGGCGATTGATCCCTGTCAGTGGAGTTGATGTGATGGGGCATTTGGATTCAGATGGTCATATTTCAACCACAGGAACTTTTACAGTGCTCTCATACAACATCTTGTCTGATGCGTATGCTACAAGTGAATCGTATAGTTATTGCCCTTCTTGGGCTCTTTCATGGCCTTATCGCAGGCAGAATCTATTAAGGGAAATTGTAGGCTATCGTGCTGACATTGTTTGTCTTCAAGAG GTTCAAAGTGATCACTTTGAGGAATTTTTTGGCCCTGAACTGGACAAGCATGGTTATCAAGctcttttcaaaagaaaaacagcagAG GTTTTCAATGGAAATATTAATACCATTGACGGTTGTGCAACCTTTTTCCGTAGAGATAGGTTTTCACATGTCAAAAAATATGAG GTTGAGTTTAACAAAGCTGCACAGTCGTTAACTGATGCACTGGTTCCCAGTGTTCAGAAGAAAACTGCACTAAGTCGATTAGTGAAG GACAATGTTGCGCTGATCGTGGTTCTTGAAGCAAAATTTATTAACCAGGTGATTGACAACCCTGGGAAGCGCCAGCTTGTTTGTGTG GCAAATACGCATGTGAATGTCCACCAAGATTTGAAGGATGTCAAGCTCTGGCAG GTTCATACTCTCTTAAAAGGATTGGAAAAAATAGCTGCCAGTGCAAATATTCCAATGTTAGTGTGTGGAGATTTTAATGCCATTCCTGGAAG TGCGCCTCATGCACTTCTTGCAATGGGGAAGGTTGATCCTATGCATCCAGATTTAGTGGTAGATCCTCTTGGAATCTTGCGCCCTCTCAGCAAACTAGCACATCAACTACCATTG GTAAGTGCCTACTCTTCCTTTGCGAGAATGGGGGTGGGTCTTGGCTTAGAGCAACATCGAAGGAGAATGGATCCTAGTACAAATGAACCCCTGTTTACGAACTGCACCAGAGATTTCATTGGTACTCTTGATTACATATTCTATTCAG CCGACTCTTTAACTGTGGAGTCCTTACTGGAGCTCTTGGACGAGGATAGCTTGAGGAAAGACACTGCCCTTCCTTCTCCAGAATGGTCTTCGGACCACATAGCACTGTTAGCTGAATTTCGCTGCATGCCTAGAACCAGACGCTAA